The Culex pipiens pallens isolate TS chromosome 2, TS_CPP_V2, whole genome shotgun sequence DNA window atacttgatttggcataatagccgaattttcaattatgggcagtgtaGCAATGTGCAATTCAAATCAAACATGAATCATTGTCATCTTAAATGCTTTAATATCACTTTCTTATTACAAATTAAGGGTTCCACATTGATTTAcaagttttatttgtttattttcagaTTATTCAAAAGATTTCTTACGCTatggaaatgactattcaggtaTGTCAAGTTTGTTCACAACCCGACCTAACGCTACGCAACATTTTATTTCCTCTCTTTGATTAAACTTTTCGTGGTTTAAAGTTCACATAAACTCCCTTCTCAGGACTCATGGAAAGTCCTGTTTTGAGCTGCAGTGGAACTTGCGTGTTCGACGTCTTTTCGAAGCTAAAGTTCATCAACATGTAGTACACGATTGCCTTAACCTCCATCAGGGCAAATCTCGATCCAATACAGTTCCGTGGGCCGACTCCAAACGGCAAGTAAGCATCAGGATTTATGCTCGCCTTGTTCTCGTCACTGAACCGTTCCGGGGTAAACTTTTTGGGGTTTGGGTAGAACTTGGGATCGTGATGCAACCCGTGCACCGGGAACCATACTCCCGTTCCCTTTTCGATTGTAAACTTCAATCCCTCTCCATCGTCGAGCACGTAGTCGCGCACGCAAAGTCGATCCACTGCGggaaccggtggccacatccggagcgATTCCGTAACGGCCATGTCCATGTATTTCATTTTTTGGAGCGCGTCATAGGTGAGAGATTTTCCGTTAAGGGAACGTTTCATTTCCATTATTTCTTCGTAGAGTTTGTTCTGCGCTTCTGGATTCATTGTTAGCTCATACGCTAGGAACGTTAGACAGGTGGACACTGTGTCGAATCCGGCCAGGAAGAAGATCAAGCATTGCGCAATCATTTCACTTTCACTCATGGACTTCATGACTTGAGCTTTACCCACATCGGATTCCAATACCGTGGCGAATccttcgttttgttcgttttcatGTTGATACTTCAACGTACCCTTTCTAGCTTCAATCAGAAGATTTACCATATCTGGCCGGACAATTCCGTGGGACTCCCTTGTTTTTACTGCATCTCTGATCAACGTAGCAAAGTACGTATTTTGTTCCTTGTCTATAATATCAATCCCGAGCTTATCCATCATTGATGGAACGAACCGGTATCCAAAAGTGCGTAATATCACATTAAATCTTCCAAACTGCATCATTCGCTTGCCCTGCTGATAAAACTCGTTATCTTGATCCCTCGACGAGTCCACCTTGATACCAAAGGCACACGTCGCAATCACATCATTCGTGAATCGCGAAAATACATCCTTCATTTCGTACTCCTGCGATCCGCCCTTGGTCCGAACTTCGTTCTGGTAGAACTTGACCATGTTCTCGCTGCACTCAACGACCAGATCGAACATCTGCCGCATCTTGGAACCAGTAAAGGCCGGACTCAGTGTCGCACGCATGTTCTTCCACTTTTGGTCCGTCAACGCGAACAGGCTTTTTGGGAACAGGATATCGGGATGGTCGGTATCCGTTCCGAAAATCGGTCGATGATCCATAAAGTGCTCGAAGTCTTTCACGCCGATTCGCTTGATCAGTTCCGGTTCACGAATCACAAACATTGGGATATTGGCGTCAAAAAGGCCAAAAACTCTGTGAAATGATTTACCAGTAATCAATACATGGTCACTGAACTTCATGAAGGAGAAACTTACTTCACACCAGCAAACTTGTTATACGCTCGTTCGATGTATTCCGAGAAGGAACACTTTTTAAGGTACAAATCAGCGGCGCTGCCCACAATTGGCTTGACAGCCATCGAAGGGATtggtttgttatgaaaatagCCTTTATTTTTCGTCAACCAATAGTACACAAATCCAACTACGCTAACCGCGGCAAGAACGTACAATAGATCTACTTCCATTAGTTTGCGTGTTGCGGACAGCGAGTCCAATTTATTACTTAGACCCAAATTTGCTTTAAAGCTCTATTTTATAAGAACGATATCTAGGCAAAGATAAGAGGGTAGCTTCCCAATAAGGAATTCCTTATCATCGCGCCGTGAGTTTTCTGATTAGTAACCAAAATGGACAGTCATGGCAAGCATTTG harbors:
- the LOC120426494 gene encoding probable cytochrome P450 9f2; translation: MEVDLLYVLAAVSVVGFVYYWLTKNKGYFHNKPIPSMAVKPIVGSAADLYLKKCSFSEYIERAYNKFAGVKVFGLFDANIPMFVIREPELIKRIGVKDFEHFMDHRPIFGTDTDHPDILFPKSLFALTDQKWKNMRATLSPAFTGSKMRQMFDLVVECSENMVKFYQNEVRTKGGSQEYEMKDVFSRFTNDVIATCAFGIKVDSSRDQDNEFYQQGKRMMQFGRFNVILRTFGYRFVPSMMDKLGIDIIDKEQNTYFATLIRDAVKTRESHGIVRPDMVNLLIEARKGTLKYQHENEQNEGFATVLESDVGKAQVMKSMSESEMIAQCLIFFLAGFDTVSTCLTFLAYELTMNPEAQNKLYEEIMEMKRSLNGKSLTYDALQKMKYMDMAVTESLRMWPPVPAVDRLCVRDYVLDDGEGLKFTIEKGTGVWFPVHGLHHDPKFYPNPKKFTPERFSDENKASINPDAYLPFGVGPRNCIGSRFALMEVKAIVYYMLMNFSFEKTSNTQVPLQLKTGLSMSPEKGVYVNFKPRKV